The genome window AGAGTCCTGTAAACCGGGTTCCGTCGGTCCATGTGAAGGATCCTATGCCATGCATTTCACCCCAGAAAAACTCCCCTCTATAACGGTTCCCATCGGGCCAGAGGCACTCCCCTTCACCATGGGGTAGGCCCTTGTGAAAATCACCTGTATAACTGCTGCCGTTTTTATGCAGTAGATTCCCCTTGCCTTCCATCTCGCCCTTATGGAATCCGCCGCTGTAGCGACTTCCGTCTTTTCCCCAAAACTCTCCCTGGCCTTCTGGTTTGTTGTCTCCGTTGACCGATCCCTGGTAAAGACCGTTTTTGAATCTCAATTTTTTTTCAATGTTCAAGGGTATTTGAGGAGCTTCTTCATTTTCTGGCAGGTCCTTTTCCAATTCTTCTGGAAGTTCTTCTGTCATCTCCTCATTGACCGAGGGTGTTTCCATGGCCTGTTGCAGTGAGCTCTCTGGAGCGGATTCGGGAGCTAAAGATATATTCCTATAGAGTATGCCCCTCAGTACAGGCTCACGGCCTTCCTCTATGCGGTAACACTCTCTCTTGAGCCAGTTTTCTCCGTGAAATACCGTATATTCGTACCTGTTGTGTTCCAGGATAATATTGTTCTGATTGATAATGATTTCTTCTGTGATTAAGCCCTGGGGGTTCCTTTTCATTTGGCAGCTTCTCAACAGCAGACCTTCTGAATCGCGAATCTCTTTGAGGGTGACCAAGCCTCGGTCATCAAAGACGTATGAACAAACTGATTCTTGAATATCTCCGACCCAGCTCGTTGTGAAATTGAGTTTGTCTCTGCTGTTGTAGTGGTAGCTGACCCTCTCTTCTTCTGATACTTCGCTCAGAAGCCGGCCTGCGGAGTACTGATAAATCTTCTCTCTGCTTATATGTTCGGCATCCCGGACTTCCACCTCTTTTTCAAGTTGTTTGTCATCATTGTAATGGTAGAAGGTTGTCTTGCGTGGTTCCTGCTTTCGGATAAGGAGACCGCTGTGATCATAAAAGAGTTTGGCAACAAAGAGGCGCTGTTCTTCATCCTGTTTCGGCAGTTCCGGGTCTGGGCTAACAGATTCCAGAGTCAAAGAACTCAGCTTTCCCCGGCAGTTAAACTCTTCCATAAAATGGATTATGATTTGAAAAACCGAAAGATTCAATCTATTCTTCAGAACATGTTTCGGTCATATGATACTAGAAATGAAGTTCTCTCAATAAAAACCTGTTAAG of Oceanispirochaeta crateris contains these proteins:
- a CDS encoding MORN repeat-containing protein, with product MEEFNCRGKLSSLTLESVSPDPELPKQDEEQRLFVAKLFYDHSGLLIRKQEPRKTTFYHYNDDKQLEKEVEVRDAEHISREKIYQYSAGRLLSEVSEEERVSYHYNSRDKLNFTTSWVGDIQESVCSYVFDDRGLVTLKEIRDSEGLLLRSCQMKRNPQGLITEEIIINQNNIILEHNRYEYTVFHGENWLKRECYRIEEGREPVLRGILYRNISLAPESAPESSLQQAMETPSVNEEMTEELPEELEKDLPENEEAPQIPLNIEKKLRFKNGLYQGSVNGDNKPEGQGEFWGKDGSRYSGGFHKGEMEGKGNLLHKNGSSYTGDFHKGLPHGEGECLWPDGNRYRGEFFWGEMHGIGSFTWTDGTRFTGLFEHNKSTDQGLLENAELPGEETE